CTCGCCTGGCTTCTCGATGGAGCTGGGTCGCTGCCCAGGTTTGTTATCGCAGGGTCTCCTGGACGCTGCTGGGCTTAGCGGGGGGAGGCTGGAAGAAATGGCAGCTACACAGTCTCATCGGGGAGGAAAAGCCCATGAAGAACACCGGGCTCTTGGCAACAGGCACAGGGGAGAAAAGGGCTCCCCCAGCATCAAGTGTCCCAGGCCAGCAAACGCAGCCTGTGTGTGGTTTCCGGAACGACAACAATTGAAGCCATTCTTTCAGACCGGTCCAGGTTGGTCGTGAGCAGGTATCTGGCTGTTCCCTCACCAGATCCAAGCGCACAGGTGGTCTCTGTCCAGGTCCTGCTGGATGGACTGTGCCACAACAAACCTTCCCACCAGGGCAGGCTGCCTGGCTGACAACTCCCTCCCAGGAGCCACGCTCTGTGCTCCACAAAGGGGTGTTTGTATTGGAGCAACCGGGGGGGCCCCCCGTCAGCATCAGGGCTCCGCGGTGCTGGGCACGCACACAggaccctgccccagagagctcgcCGCCTAACACACCAAGACACTGAGTGTAAGAGGCAATAGGGGTGAGGCGGccggagaggggcagggagagacaggcagCTGCCACGGGCACAGCCTGGAGCTGCGGATTCACACAGTGGGTTTCATTAGAGGACATAAACAAACAAGTTCGATCTCACCCCTCCCCACCGGGCACAGGCCCTGCCACCCTCTGTTGGGGTGACATCAGACGGGTGGGTATAATGCCACATGTAAACCTCCCCGTGCACAGGGGTGGTGGCCTCCAGGTCCCTGCCGAAGCCACGGCTCACAGCGTGCTCTGTCATCATCATCAGCCCTATCACCACCTCCCTTGCCCTGTCCCAAATATTTGGCTGAATGGAGGTGGCGGGGAGTCCTTAGATGGAAGCTCCCCTGAGTCACAAAGGGCTCAATTTTGCCCAGCACCGAGCTCCCCCGAGAGGTGCTATGCAGCCAGCTCCCACGGAAGTCAAGCTCGGGGGAGGCAGCTCAGCACCATgcagggctgggctcagggaACAGCTCACAGGGAGGTCCCCAGACCCTCCGAAAGACTCAGAGGCTGGGCTCCCATAGGACGGTGCTGTCGGGCAGCTCAAGGAATGCACATCTGTGTGTATGAGCACGTGTGCCCATGAAGGATGGACCCCCAAGTCAGCTAGAATTTGCCGCGACAGGGGTACCAGCACCCCAGCGCAAGCCCCATCTGCAGAGAGACGTACGATCACCCAGAGCCACAGCTGCCTCTCTGCCCACTGTGCCTGTGGCCCCCTTGGCCAGGGGCTCTCCTGCCTACCTGAGGATGGTTCATCCATTGAGAAGGCCTTGTTCTCCACAAACATGCTCTGGGACTTCTGCTCCTTCAAGATGGTCTCGTAGCCCACGCCCCTGGTCGGGTACATGTTGTCCTCGTAggcctgctctgggcccagccgCGTCACGTGGGAGACCTCAGGGATGATGTAGAAGAAGACAAAGACGCAGGCGTTGGCCACCAGAGCGATGGCCAGCGTGGGGTCGTCCCAGGCCTGGCCCCCCCTCTGCTGGTTCCCGTAGAGGTACATGATGATCCAGACCACCCAGATGGTCATAGACAGGAAGGTGGTGAGGAGGATGAAGACAATGTGCTTCCTCCAGTGCTTGTAGCGGCCGCAGAGGGCGGGCCAGGCGGTGGCAAAGGCGGCCAGCAGGAGGAACATGACAAAGATGAGCGCCATGACAAAGTCCTCGTTGGCCACGgcgcaggggtcctgggaggggccACTGCTCCTCACCAGGGTGATGAGCAACCACTCGGCGTTGATGATCACCTCCACCAGGGCCAACAGCAGGGCCACGCCGAAGGTcacccagccctgcagcccatgGTTCCTCCTGGCCAGGAAGTTGAGGGTGAGGGCATGGGCCACCAGACAGGAGAAGCAGATCCCGAAGAGGACCCCGAAAAGGAAGCGCCGCGAGGCGCAGGTGGAGAAGTCCTGCTTGACGATGAAGTCGAAGGTCAGGCAGAAGAGGCCAAAAGTGCCCAGGAGGAAGAACGCCTGAGTCCCCACCAGGCTCTTCTTCCTGGGGTCCTGCACAAAGGGCAGGCTGGCCACCAGAATGATGGTGAGCACGAAGCTGCTCACTGCCCCAAAGCTGG
This genomic interval from Caretta caretta isolate rCarCar2 chromosome 14, rCarCar1.hap1, whole genome shotgun sequence contains the following:
- the GPRC5C gene encoding G-protein coupled receptor family C group 5 member C isoform X1, which codes for MATPWLLLMSVWLPLSLLPACQAQEARPSGCGTDLPSLYYNLCDLSAAWGIVLEAVASFGAVSSFVLTIILVASLPFVQDPRKKSLVGTQAFFLLGTFGLFCLTFDFIVKQDFSTCASRRFLFGVLFGICFSCLVAHALTLNFLARRNHGLQGWVTFGVALLLALVEVIINAEWLLITLVRSSGPSQDPCAVANEDFVMALIFVMFLLLAAFATAWPALCGRYKHWRKHIVFILLTTFLSMTIWVVWIIMYLYGNQQRGGQAWDDPTLAIALVANACVFVFFYIIPEVSHVTRLGPEQAYEDNMYPTRGVGYETILKEQKSQSMFVENKAFSMDEPSSAKKPVSPYSGYNGQLVTSVFQPTEMALMHKGPSEGTHDVILPRATANSQVISSANSTLRAEDAYMAQSWHAAAQKDGKGVQAPSPYSKSRW
- the GPRC5C gene encoding G-protein coupled receptor family C group 5 member C isoform X2; amino-acid sequence: MATPWLLLMSVWLPLSLLPACQAQEARPSGCGTDLPSLYYNLCDLSAAWGIVLEAVASFGAVSSFVLTIILVASLPFVQDPRKKSLVGTQAFFLLGTFGLFCLTFDFIVKQDFSTCASRRFLFGVLFGICFSCLVAHALTLNFLARRNHGLQGWVTFGVALLLALVEVIINAEWLLITLVRSSGPSQDPCAVANEDFVMALIFVMFLLLAAFATAWPALCGRYKHWRKHIVFILLTTFLSMTIWVVWIIMYLYGNQQRGGQAWDDPTLAIALVANACVFVFFYIIPEVSHVTRLGPEQAYEDNMYPTRGVGYETILKEQKSQSMFVENKAFSMDEPSSAKKPVSPYSGYNGQLVTSVFQPTEMALMHKGPSEGTHDVILPRATANSQVISSANSTLRAEDAYMAQSWHAAAQKDGKGVQELAHF